The segment ATCAaaggaaagaaaacatagttgttGATGCCTTATCTAGGAGACCACTTTTGTGTGCTTTGGAATTGTTGGAGGATGATTTGAGGGAATTGATTTCAGCAAAGTACGCGAAAGACAAGTGGGCTACTAGTATCATTGATGGCACTATTCAGGATGACAGATATATAGTGGAAAATCATTTGATCATATATAAAGAGAGAATTTATTGAATGCCAGATTCTACTATGAAGCAGAAGATTTTGAGAGCATTCCATGACTCACCATTAGCAGGTCACCCAAGTTTTTTCAAAACATACAGGAAGGTAAGAAAGCAATTTACTTGGAAAGGGCCCAAGTCGTAAGTTTTATAGTATGTGAGAGAATGTCCCATATGTCAACATGATAAACATGAACACTCTTTCCTGGGTGGTTTATTGTAGCCTCGACCCATTCCTGAGAGGAAGTGGGATAGAATATTGATGGATTTTATCATAGGCCTACCCAAGGCTCAAGGCATGGATTGCATATATGTAGTGGTGGATCAGTTGACAAAATTtgcccatttctttgttatttcaTCCTCCTATACTGCAACTCAGACAACAgagttgtttttcaaagaggtatTCAGGTTGCACGGTTTACAACATAGCATTGTCAGCGACAGGGACAACAATTTTACGAGTAATTTTTGGCAGGAGCTCTTCAGGTTATGTGGGGCAGGGCTCACCCCGAGCACCACCTATCACCTGTAGATAGACAGACAAAGACTATGAATAAGTGGGTGGAAGGATACCTTTGCAATTATATCATAAGGCAGCAGAAGGTGTGGGTAAAGTGGTTGCTTTTAGGAGAGTGTTGTTACAACACTACTTATCATATCTCCATTCAGATGTCACCTTTCATGGCGCTATATGGTTAGGAGGCTCTGAgcttcttggattttctttttggGGACAATCAGGTACCGAAGGCTAAGGATCTCTTACAAGATAGTCATGATATCATTAGATCATTGAAGAAAAATATCCAGAAGGCTCAAAatcagcaaaaacaatatgaaaatcATAATAGAACAGAGTGAACTTTTTAGATGGGTGACATGGTTTACCTCACACTGCAGCCTTACCATCAGTCCACTCTTAAAAAGagtgatgcagaaaagttgaagtcATGTTATTACGACCCATTCAAAGTTGTCAAGAGGGTTGGAGAAGTATTTTATGAGCTTGAGTTGCTGGCAGACAGTAAGgtacataatgtttttcatgtatcACACCTCAAGAAGGCATTGGGCCATTATATTGTACCTTCAGCAAAGTTGCCTCCTCTTGATGATGAAGGGAAACTTAGATTGGTTCCTGAGGGTATTTTGGAGACTCGAGAGTGCACCTTACGAAGATGAGTCATCAgggaatatttggtgaagtggagaAATTTGCTGgtggaggatgctacttgggagagcgaGAAGATTTTACAGCATCCAGAGacgagattgcttgaggacaagcaatttctatgggggtggactgtaatgtcctcTTTTTAGTAGTTGTTTTGATGATTTGTCATTATCCCTTTTTTCCATGGTCCCGAGGGTTAACTAGGACATTTTAGGGACTAATGAGGAAATTGATCTATGTATTTTCAGTTTCGGGCTGATTGGAGAAGATTTGATGGTTTTTccagacacttactatttatagtaagtcaccagGAATGTAGTGGCAGTGgaaattttgatgaatttattaTGTTGACTACTTTGAGCTCATTTATTTCCAATTGGATTGTCATTTCATGGAGTTAATGATTTATTTGGCTAAATTGTTAGAAGTTCCTAAGTTAAAAGTAAATATTTAACTTAGTGAATTGTTTAATGCTGAAACTatagtaaggaaaagaaaattaaaagtgtCCCTTTCACGTGGGAGACATAAagggataataatattttattctacctTTCCTTTATCCCACATTGATGGTGCTTTGGAATTTATTCCCAAATGAAGTAATAAATAAGTGCATTTAATGAAGTTTCAGTCATCTTGGATACTGTGTTCTTGGTTCAAATTGTGAATTTGAGTTTCTCGAGAAAATCTCGAAATCTCTCTTGGCTATTGGGGATGTAAAACCCTCATTAGTAATAACTCCTATGTTTGTGAAAGAACGAGTCTGGGAGATTGGTTTGATAAAAAAACTAATTCGCAGGGGTTGAGAATCATCAGTTTCAGAATTGGAAGTTGTTGTAGTGGAGATGTAGACCTCCAGTAGAGTTTTTCGATTTGCAGAGAGGCTGTTAGTTGACATCGAACCAAGTATTTCTGAATATTGCAAACCAGTTCTGTGTGATTTTCTAATTGATACGAACTGTGAATAGAGATGGTGTTGGCTATCTAGTTTGGAGAATTTGATCAGACTACACAACGAACTCAGAGAAGTACGAGGGAATTTCTGGAAACTCAACTCGATAGTATTCTCATCCTGAGCGTAAAAAGCAGGTCTCACGTGATTATTTAACTGTCAATGATTGTTAATCAACAGCAAAATTTATTAAGAAGGGTCTACATTATGCATGGGCAGCACAGAGAAAAGACGTGGTTTTCTGAAGGTTCGAAAGTTGTGGTGGTCAATCATATTGCTGTTTGAAATTTCTGTTAGGTGTTGTGAACTATGAATATAAATTGGTCACTGTTGTGAGCGTACAACCAGCTGAGACTCAGTTCCAGTAGTCGTAGCCAGCTAACAGGACTCATGGGGAAAAATCTAATAGACGCGTTGGCTGAAATGAATAGAAGCGTGGCTACAGGTGAAAGTTACAGTTGACGCTCGTTCAACTAGACAGCTCCTCTGTGAACACTTCCAACCAGGATCTTATTTTGTAATCATTCTCATTAGACTTATAAACACTTCAAAATCGAGTCTATGGATGTCACGTGGGTTGTTTGAATAATTTGAACTGTATTCACTTCGGTCTATAGATGAACTTGCTAgtaatgtgtatgtttaaaattATATTCCATACTAGTCAGTGTTTTTTATTATGCTCATGAATGAAACTATCAAGACATCAAACGCACCAGGGACAACATAACATTCTGAATATAGCGAACACAAAAAATATTCATTGAAACGATTAAATTAACAcaacaaattgaaaggaaataaaggaaaaaaaaacagGCAATCCATTACAACTAGGTGCCCAACTTAAAGGATGTTGTTGCATTCTCTTTCCCATTTGCATAGTAAAATGTGAAGCCTCCAAAGCCTCCAATAATAGATACGATCTATAAAATTGTATGCTTTCAAGGAAATGACATTGTAAGTTAAGACTATTGGTAGTGCATGAATTAGTAGAGAGAAACTGAAGTCTTTACCGACGACAAAATCTGCTTCAAGATTGGATTGATGAAATCAAATGATAGATTTTTTCAGAATTGGCTATTAATGTATTTGTTGGAGTTGGAAAATTCATTTCACTGCACTAAAATTATATATCGTTATCACTACATATCATCGTCAAACCTATTTGTTCCTCTATTTTGTCTGAAACTTTCAAACTTTCGGCCTCCCTATTGTGTTTTAGCTTGCACACTAATCAAATCATTCTGGTTGATTACTTTAATACTAATCAAATCATCTTGGTTCATCACTTATATTGCAATCAAATAATCTTGTATGTATACAAGATGGACACACAATTTGTTCATTATCAATATTTTTAAGATTGAACTTTGATTTGGTTACAAGTTTTTAAGTGCATATGGGTACATTAACGCAATTGGCTATcgagaaataatacaataaaaacTTTTGTAAAGCAGCCTAAGACTTGAAATATCATATATTTGAAATAACCTTACAGATGCAAACGAGTGCATAATTTCTTGCAGTTTAATAGAATGTCATAATCATCTTGAACATTTGAACTTAAATTTTTATTGTATTGTGGACAAATGTCTAAACAAATTGTTTGTGATCCTTGTCTTTGGGTAGTCCATGAATATGGATCTTTACAACTCCATGATTTTACTACAACAAAAATATCTTCACCAGTAGCAACAATACCCACACCTTCAAATGCATCAGCAACACtcgcatcatcaacaacaacatcagCAATACCcaaatcaacaacaacaacaacaacaaatcgaTACTTCCAAATGAGATAGATAATCAAGAATATCAAATTGTTGTTTAGTTGTTGATCCGAGGATCATATGTTTTTCTAAttcttaaaatataatttttatattatatttttcatttttcatttaataatattaataaataaaaaaatcaaattactaTTGACTTAACCATTACTGACTTAACCATTACACATCATTTAGACACAACCGCTAAAAGACTCAATTTAGTCATTATAAATCTAGAAAGTGCGGCAGTCaaatcttaatttttaatttgttaCTCCGTCCTCTCCGCGTAAGCGCAGTGACTTCTAGAAATCGGAGTTAAAATTTTATTGCGGGATTGACGGCACTACTTCGGCCATGTCGCCATCGTTATTGAAATGGCGAAGAAGTATTAGGCAGCCtgattattttatatataaatcGGAAAATATAATTGATAAGAAATATAGAAACGCCATCGTTATTGAAATGGCGAGGAAGTATTTGTTTCTAGCAATTAGTCTGATTATTACAGCCAATTATTGCAGTGCAGTAGCAATGAATGGCGGAGCCACGCTTTTAATGGGTTCTTCCCTCTCAGGAAGTCAGACCATAATTTCAAAAAATGGCACGTTTGCATTGGGATTTTTCAATCCAAGGGGAACGAATAATTGGTATATTGGCATCTGGTATGCCCCAATCCCTCAGAAGGCCATTGTATGGGTGGCTAACAGAGACAATCCTGTCAGAAATATGCCCGGCGTTCTCAAATTTTCGAGAGGCGGTCAGCTCACATTGTTTGATAGAAATGGCCGTTCCGTTTGGTCGACTGATAATGGCCCGAAAGGATCAGGGGCTGTGATAACGGACTCTGGTAATTTCATTGTGCTGGACGCCCACAACGAGTCTGCGATTGTTTGGGAGAGTTTCGCGCATCCGACAGATACATTGTTGCCTGACGCGAAGCTGTGGAAAGGAATGACACTAACTTCCTGGAAGAGTTCTTCAGATCCTGAAAGTGGGCTCTACTCTTTCCGAATGAACACATCTCCAGGAAAGACGGAGTTGATGATGTTGTTTAACAATACCGTTCCATATTGGTCCAGTGGAGAATGTATTGGACACAATTATTTTACTAAGGTTCCAGAATTGGAAGGTCAGAAGAAAGTTCAAACGTCGTGTGTGAGGCTTTCTCCTTCAAGAATATACATTTATTTTAGCATAAACCCGATAGATCGTATGATCAAGGGGCGATTCGTATTAAATGAGAACGGCGATTTTGAACTTTTCTTCTGGATGGATGATGGTAGATGGAGTCTGAGGTGGTCGACATACCAATGTCAATGCAGTAACTATAAAATCTGCGGGTCCTATGGACTGTGCAATACGAATGATGTGTGTAGTTGTGTCCAGGGCTTCACACCCAAGCACGACTCTCAAGGTTGGTGGTCAACTGGGTGTGCTCGGGGAAAACCCCTTGAATGCTCTGTCACGGAGGGCACAACCGACGGCCTCTTGGAAGCCACGAACCAATACTTGCCTGAAAAAGAAGCTGTCTTAATCAACAATGAGCCAACACAGCAAGGCTGCCGGACAGCTTGTCTCCACAATTGCTCCTGCACAGCCTTTGCTTTCGCTGATTCTGATCCACCCGTCTGCAAATTGTGGTCTGGAGATTTATTCGGTATGAGGGTTTCGTCGTCCGAGGGTCAATCCGTCTTCGTTAGACTGGCTGCTTCTGAGTTACCACACTTCATATCAGAGCAAAGCAACAAACCCCTGCACTTACAATTTTACTTTCTGCCGGCGCATCAATTTTGGTTTTTTCGGCTCTCCTGTCGACCGCATATATTCTCTGGAAACGTCGAGGTTTGTCGAAGAAAAACGTTGAAGAGGAGGTGCCTTTGTCGCTCAGAATGTTCAGTTACAAAGAGCTGCGAATTGCAACGGAGAATTTCAAGCATAAGCTGGGTAGTGGAGCATTAGGCTCTGTTTTCAAAGGAACTCTGCCAGACAACAGGCCTGTTGCGGTTAAGAGATTAGAGGGTTCCACGCAAGTAGAAAAACAATTCCGTGCTGAAATAATCACCACCGGTAGAATACAGCATGTGAATTTGGTTAGGCTCTGGGGATTCTGCGTAGAAGGCTCTCGAAGGCTACTGGTGTATGCCTACATGCCCAATGGTTCTCTAAACTCCTTCCTCTTCTCTCAGTCGGAAGACGTAGAGAAGGTGTTGGATTGGAAGACCAGGTTTGAGATCGCACTGGGTACTGCACGAGGATTAGTTTATCTGCATGAGGAATGCAGGGATCGTATCATTCATTGCGATATCAAGCCTGAAAACATTCTCCTCGACAGCGACTTGAGCCCAAAGGTAGCAGATTTTGGGCTAGCGAAGTTGGTAGGTAGAGATTTCAGCCGCGTACTGACGACCACAAAAGGAACTCGTGGATACTTGGCTCCCGAGTGGATCTCCGGCCTTCCTATCACTCCCAAGGTGGACGTATATAGCTTTGGCATGACCTTGTTGAAAATTATATCTGGCCGATGAAATTTGGATTTAAAGGTGGAGGAAAGTAGGTTGTGCTTTCCTACCTTGGCTTCATCTCAAATTCAGAGGGGAAACATAAAAGACATTGTGGATGCAAGGATAGCAGGCGAGGCAAATATCGAAGAAGTTAAAAGAGCCGCTATGGTGGCTAGGCTGTGCATTCAAGATGATGAGAATCAGAGGCCGAGCATGGGTGAAGTGGTGAAGATATTAGAAGGCACGATTGAGGTTCCTCTGCCACAAATTCCGACGTCTCTAGAAGTCCTGGTTTGTGAGGTAGACTACGAGAACACAGATAGCTACGGTGAACATTCCATGTCAGGTGGTTCCGTAACAGAAAAATAGTAGCCTGTTTTAAGTTTGGTCCACATATGGACATTAAAAGTTGTTTGCATATTTTTAGTTCATGCCGACAGGCAGAAACTAATGCATTGGTTGGATGCATTTGATTTTTTCCCTTTTTCAATAAGCGTAAAATGAATAATTAATATAACATTATTTAATCATAAATATGATTAGTTCATGCCATTCAAATTTCTCAAAATAATCAATCTGCCATCATATCTTAATGGCTTCATATAGCACAATACAATTGCCAACAAAAAATTATTGTATTTGTCAAAGACCAATTGTATATCATTCAATGCATTGTTAATGCATATGCGTGCAATGTTTAGTATTGTGTGTTGGCTTTGTTTGTCTATTGTTAGTTCTAAACGTTTTAGTAATCAAACATTCTAATAATCTGAGGAATTGTTGAGGAACTATTGGTATGAATCTTGAGACTCTGAGTTTCAATATTAACTTTTTTTAGCTAACAATAGATGTAAGTTGGCATTTTTTTGTTCTTGTTACATTGTTGTGACTTTTGCAAGTTGTGAAGGATATTGGTTGTTCACCATTGTGAAGGTTTGTGGTCCCCTACAAATATATCAAAACATACAATCTTAGCAGCGGGCAACTAAGAGAAGTAGGATACCTTTATTTCAGTACCAGAGACACATGTTTAGGTAACCCTAGTTTTTGGTCCAAAATCTACACAATCCTTGGAACCTTCATTCATGTCGGGAACGATACAAAGAAATTTAGCCTAAACTAAATCCTCAAATTTCTAGACCTCTGTTCAAATTTTTAGATTTTCTCCCTTAAAAATCACTTTGTTTTCTTCCTCAAAATGAGTAAAATAATATCAAAACCACTTTGTTTTCTTCCTCAAAATGAGTAAAATAATATCAAAATTCCTCCTTTCTCTAGGAAAAGAGAGAGAAGATCTCAAAGCTTTTTCCTTGAAACTCAATGAACCAGGAGGTCTGACCCCTTTTCTTTTTATCCACTGCACATTTCATTGCATCTCTGcagttgctctttttttttttctcacaatggtttttttgttttcttttttttttttttttttcatcggTAAGTAATGGGAAAATTTGCACATGCACACACCAACTAGACTAATCAACATACTACACTAAAGGAACGGCCATATGGAAATAAGCATACTATGGTATAGGGACGCTCATATGCAGTTAGTTGCTAATCAAACAAATTATAAAATACCTATTCAAGACTTATTTTGCTTTTCTTGTTAATTTACAAGTATTTCATGGGCTATGTTCTATTAACATAAACCCCAAATAGTAAAAATTAGAAACAAGAATTAACTGAGGTGTCATATTACACCTATCCCAAATTGGAATAACTCATTGAAATTATATTTCCATTTTTTATACTAGGTAGAGAAGAAGCTAACGGTGACTGAAATTCCTCTTTTTATTCACATGTTCAAAGAGCAATGCAAATGGTCCTAATTGAAAAACCCTCCAAAAATTAAAGGAAGAAACCACAAAAGATGATCGTACATTCAAACAAGAACCTATAAACTTGGTGAAATGGCCGCTAAGCCCCCATGGATTCCTTCACCATGCAACATCGAAACCCTACATTTCTAAGATTTGTAAACATAGTTTTTCTTGATAGTCTTTTGGGCATGCTTACCTATGATGATCTTTACATTTCCCTTGATCTTGTACTTATATATAGTGATTTTGTTGCCCTCATCAGTCTTGTGGTTCAAACTTAAGATCTTATGAGACAAAAGCAGTATTCTATAGTTTTCTAATAGAGACCACTTGTTCAACTACCATTGCACACATTCCTtagaaaaaattgactcaattGCTATTATAAACATATCACATctaaattatatataatttataacaTTTTGATTTACAACATTTGCAAAAGTACAGAAACCAATTATCACACTGTGCCCTTGTTTCAAGATTACACAATCCCTAATCACAACATTAACCCATAATTGAACCCCCGACTCATTAAACAAGGAATAATATAAATATGGGTAAAATTGTACCTAAATGGCATGGATCATGTAGAGAACTATCCTAATGCTTAGGTACTGGAAAGAATGGAAGACCTACAAAATGAGCTTCGAGAAATAAAAATTAGTGAAGACAAAAGCAGTGGTAGTTGTGAATAAATATCTCTTCTACCTAAGCTCAAGGTAGTCATTCAATTGGATGTggacttgtttttttttttaaatcaattggACTTGTAAATTATGTAAAATTTTATCTAAACCTGCACAAGAGCATCTAGCTAAAAAATAAGAACGCAACTTGCAGTATAACATAAGAGAAAATTGAGAGAAGAATAAGaaaaaaattgtttcatgttgATTTACACATGAATGAATTACATAATATAGAGCCTTCATCAAAACAAAAAAGCGAAGGAAAAGCtagaataaaacaaaaaaaacatagataTTCCTTAGTTAGCTTAACAACTAAGCAAACAACATAATTATCTGCAAAACATTGATAAAACAAATTGTGGTGTTTGTTATCCaataaatacacaaaaaaaaacaaaaaaaccagcTATTGTATATTGTGCTAACACTCCCCCTTAGGTCTAACTAAGGAGACTAAAGCCTAAGGAAAGTagagaggaaagagggaaaacccactgggaacaaaaccccccctcaaaaataAACACTAAATCTACATGGCAGCTTCTATGCTACAATGTCCTTCACCCTGAGAAAGTCTCGTAGAAAGTGAACTCATTTccgcctccacaaagaagagaaagaatgtcaATATAGAATGTAGCCTGGTGAATGTTATAGTAGGTTCCTTTGTAACAAATGACgcctcttccttttggaagatagaaacctcGAGCTATCAAACTGTTGAATTCCCACTCAAGTGAAGGGTATCAAGGGATCAAAATGATTGGTTATGAAAAGAGCTCATATTTATCCAATCTAAACTAGCGACTCTgcaatacaagactcaagaacagtGACCATTGAAGTTTGAGATTTTTTCAGATGTGAATCAGGATGTGGCAAGATAGTAGCATCGATTGGCTGAGCGAGAAcaagagaatccaaaccaaaagaatatgtATCTCCATGTGAGCTGACATTGGAGAGATGGCATGCGTCCTCAATATTGTCATCATGATCAAGgagagattcaacaaacaaatTATAAATGTTTGATAAGATGATATCTCTCTCATCATGAGGACAAGAATGAACATGTTGAAGAGAATCTGAGGTAGCATTTGAAGAAGCCAAAATCTTTGTCAAGCTAGTAGGTGGAGGGGACTGAATAGATGTCGATACTAGAGGTGTAGAAAGATGAAAATTGGGAGGAGATGTCTCTATGTAATCAAGACAATCAAGACTCTTCTAGTAAGTGATTTCCTCTTCAGTGTCATCATCATGCATAGGACCATAATCATTATCAAGGGAGAGAAGTATGTCTATAGTTAGATCATCTGGGAATGGAGGTTTAGATGAATACATAAACAAAATTAACAGACAACCCTCAAGACAACAAATTTTTTTATTCTAAAACATCTCCAACCTTCAAAAACTACAAACGATTGTTAATGCATCTTCTTCCCCACACCCAtgcactctgataccatgtaaaattttggaTCTAGCTGAAAAATAAGAACACAAGTTGGAGTATAACAAAAGAGAAAATTGAGACCAGAATAAGaacaaaattgtttcattgatttacacatgaatgaattaaataatatataGCGCCTTCGCCAaagcaaaaaaatgaaagaaatgaaagAATGGAACTAAAAAAATATAGATATTCCTTAATTAGCTTAACAACTAAGCAAACAATACAATTATCCGTAGAACATTGATAAAACTGATTGCGATGTTTGTTATCCAAGAaaagcatggaaaaacaaaaaaactagATATTGTAGATTGTGCTAACAAATTGAAAGGTAACTTGGTTCAAATAAAAAAGAACCACTCTCCATCTAGATGGTTATTTTATGCAAATCAACTATCTCCACTCTTTAGGGGACAACATCTTTTCCTTCGCCGCATCCCTTTCGTTGCTCTCATCTAGCAGATTTAAACTTCTTTAATTTTTGCCATCACATGAACCAAGCTGGCCCTTAAGTCATGCGCTCTCCTCTCTTCCTAGTGTTGGCTTCTCTCCTTTTACACAAATAATATTTTGTTGATTTCTTTTAGACAATTGGGCAACACGTGTTAAGTAAATCTTTAAGATGAAACTATAGCATGCCCTCCAAGTTATGTCTTGAATGGAAAATGTGGAAGCCTTGATAAGGCATGTAAGCTATGCTACAAGATACCATAACATGAGAGCTACAACCCATGTGCCCTTCCTCCAGCAAAAATCATAGTGAAATTCCCTTGTGGCATATATCTTgagtatatatttttatttttatcttgataCGCCTCAGTTTTGTAAATATTGTGCTATGGGGATTAAGGACTCACAAAGGATCCCTTGTCAACATAATTTTTGGATGATATTCTTAAGGACAGTAAATCAATTTTACCTATTTACACATTGTATTTGATTATTAAAGATTTAGGTAAATTGTGTTGTCAAGTCTGCATTGACAATAATACAAGCATATGAGCATACTATTTGGATAATGTATTTCCTCTTCACTTATTGTGTCTAGTTGAACACGATATCTGTAGACTATTATAGGAATTTTGCACTAACCATATCATGGTATGTTGATTCCACAATAGATATAAGGAAATAAAACTAAGAAATTTCTTCATATGCCTCACACATAAGTAACATCTCATAATCCTTGTAATCCCCTTTATTTTTCTACATCATTTGTGGACACTTCCATTCGATAACTCAATGATCTCAAgtatttttattgaaattttctattaTGCAATTCATTTCGAAGCTATTATATTTTaacaatgtcttcatcatcaaacatttaGAAATTCTATTTAGTTTATGTTGTTTAGAAGTTTTATTTAGTAGCAGTTGCATTTGTCTTCTATTTTGTCATCTTGTTCAGttatgattgtttctagatcttgtTATCGTATTTCTTCTATTCTTATTCTATGTATGTGCAATACAATATTTTGTATATGGCAATTGCATAGTTTCATTCCAATATGTAACTTTTGGGTTCTTAAGATtttttttgaagtttgaagatcaaCTAGAAtatgattggttaagtatttagaATATATTATAGATTTAAAAACTATCCATGATCATCTGAATTAGAAATTAGGGTGCAAGTTGCATTCtacttactttttttttttttttagatatttgaCAAATAAATCTAATTTCCTATCATTTATTGCAAATGGTCTTACAGATCTACTTGTTATAGATCCAAATATTTCCAAATTTAGCATTGAATTTATTTTAGTTTGGCATTTACTTATCTTAATTCATTTGTTAAATTAGTTTTCAATTGCAGATCTACTCTAACGTTGTTGTAACCTAACATTCCACCATGATTGAAAGGTATGATACCTTTCATTTAATCTTA is part of the Cryptomeria japonica chromosome 10, Sugi_1.0, whole genome shotgun sequence genome and harbors:
- the LOC131034925 gene encoding G-type lectin S-receptor-like serine/threonine-protein kinase At2g19130 produces the protein MSPSLLKWRRSIRQPDYFIYKSENIIDKKYRNAIVIEMARKYLFLAISLIITANYCSAVAMNGGATLLMGSSLSGSQTIISKNGTFALGFFNPRGTNNWYIGIWYAPIPQKAIVWVANRDNPVRNMPGVLKFSRGGQLTLFDRNGRSVWSTDNGPKGSGAVITDSGNFIVLDAHNESAIVWESFAHPTDTLLPDAKLWKGMTLTSWKSSSDPESGLYSFRMNTSPGKTELMMLFNNTVPYWSSGECIGHNYFTKVPELEGQKKVQTSCVRLSPSRIYIYFSINPIDRMIKGRFVLNENGDFELFFWMDDGRWSLRWSTYQCQCSNYKICGSYGLCNTNDVCSCVQGFTPKHDSQGWWSTGCARGKPLECSVTEGTTDGLLEATNQYLPEKEAVLINNEPTQQGCRTACLHNCSCTAFAFADSDPPVCKLAKQQTPALTILLSAGASILVFSALLSTAYILWKRRGLSKKNVEEEVPLSLRMFSYKELRIATENFKHKLGSGALGSVFKGTLPDNRPVAVKRLEGSTQVEKQFRAEIITTGRIQHVNLVRLWGFCVEGSRRLLVYAYMPNGSLNSFLFSQSEDVEKVLDWKTRFEIALGTARGLVYLHEECRDRIIHCDIKPENILLDSDLSPKVADFGLAKLVGRDFSRVLTTTKGTRGYLAPEWISGLPITPKVDRGNIKDIVDARIAGEANIEEVKRAAMVARLCIQDDENQRPSMGEVVKILEGTIEVPLPQIPTSLEVLVCEVDYENTDSYGEHSMSGGSVTEK